Proteins encoded by one window of Arachis hypogaea cultivar Tifrunner chromosome 1, arahy.Tifrunner.gnm2.J5K5, whole genome shotgun sequence:
- the LOC112743876 gene encoding protein NUCLEAR FUSION DEFECTIVE 4-like yields the protein MATVQGWTDMRSLSLQVITGRWFLMFASFLIMVAAGATNMFGLYSSEIKSTIGYDQTTLNLLNFFKDFGSNVGILSGLINELTSPWVVLAIGAILNLFRYLMIWFSITKRVVRLTVWQMYLYICISANSQSFANTDSLVTCVKNFSESHDIVLGILKSYVGLSRAITTLLYSAICYDDTKALILLIGWLSATISVVFL from the coding sequence ATGGCCACAGTTCAAGGATGGACAGACATGAGGAGCCTCAGCCTCCAAGTCATCACCGGCCGCTGGTTCCTGATGTTCGCCTCCTTCTTAATCATGGTAGCCGCCGGAGCCACCAACATGTTCGGCCTCTACTCCAGCGAAATCAAAAGCACCATCGGATACGACCAAACCACCCTCAATCTCCTCAACTTCTTCAAGGACTTTGGCAGCAACGTTGGCATCCTCTCTGGCCTCATCAACGAGCTAACCTCACCCTGGGTGGTTCTAGCCATCGGCGCAATCCTCAACCTGTTCCGCTACCTCATGATTTGGTTCTCTATCACCAAAAGAGTTGTGAGACTAACGGTCTGGCAAATGTACTTATACATTTGCATCAGCGCTAACTCTCAGTCATTCGCGAACACCGACTCTCTTGTCACGTGCGTCAAGAACTTTTCAGAAAGCCATGACATCGTTTTGGGGATCTTGAAAAGCTACGTTGGACTCAGCAGAGCGATCACAACTCTATTATACTCTGCGATTTGCTATGATGACACCAAGGCTTTGATTCTCCTCATTGGTTGGCTTTCTGCCACAATCTCCGTCGTTTTCCTCTGA
- the LOC112695663 gene encoding probable inactive receptor kinase At2g26730 produces the protein MTICWCLPKIILYIQVFIIVDVISITLLMVQKPLQNKETNPRIMVVMNPILALSIITTILFLSPMAYSENEAVKSALVRFMDNLAPWNNNSEREAGRYWGWNLDTDPCADNWKGVSCSSDGSVKAIVLDDSNLSGTLDATSLCMAKSLQILSLKRNNLQGSVPEAIGNCKYLTRLFLSDNNFSGDLPTSLRHLCSLRWLEVARNKFTGPISDKIPASVLISFLGENNKFTGEVPDFDFMKLIRFNVSNNNLKGQIPDVRNKFGVESFSGNPDLCGSPLPAACPPSPSPRKEKRLFITDGVAIYSGYIILGITVVAFFVYKLVRKSMNKVEASKALNKKECPRHRLTRKDPAGGNNGEKSREDSSESKGSGRGGGRGSVEMRSEPSIASLESGITLSTSTLVVLSSRVSKALRFEDLLRAPAELIGRGMHGSLYKVMLDNGVFLAVKRIKDWGISESDFQRRIGKVSQVNHPFVLPPLAYYCSRQEKLLAYEYMDNGSLFNMLYKVGSQNGKPFEWGSRLNIAAKIAETLAYMHEELRESGIAHGNLKSSNILFNNNMEPLISEYGLMVIEHQALRSLSHSKSVRNRVLTAAHAYSTFKVDVYAFGVILLELLTGKVVQNQGVFDFVKWVNSVVREEWSVEVFDKNLVSEGASGERMMNLLQVALKCINPSPADRPSMSEVALAIVALKEEEERSLT, from the exons ATGACCATCTGTTGGTGCTTACCAaagattatattatatatacaagtTTTCATCATTGTTGATGTGATTTCGATCACTCTTCTAATGGTTCAAAAACCACTGCAAAACAAAGAAACTAACCCAAGAATAATGGTTGTGATGAACCCAATCTTGGCACTCTCCATTATTACCACCATTTTATTCTTGTCTCCAATGGCTTATTCAGAGAACGAAGCGGTGAAGAGCGCATTGGTGAGATTCATGGACAATCTTGCACCATGGAATAATAATTCAGAGAGAGAAGCAGGAAGGTACTGGGGATGGAACCTTGACACAGATCCATGCGCAGATAACTGGAAAGGTGTGAGTTGTTCCTCAGATGGAAGTGTGAAAGCCATTGTTCTTGATGATTCAAACCTGAGTGGAACCCTAGACGCCACCTCTCTCTGCATGGCGAAATCTCTTCAAATTCTGAGCCTCAAGAGGAACAACTTGCAGGGATCAGTGCCCGAAGCTATCGGAAACTGTAAGTATTTGACCCGTTTGTTCCTCAGCGATAACAACTTCTCCGGTGATCTTCCGACTTCTCTTCGACATTTATGCAGCTTGAGGTGGCTTGAAGTTGCCAGAAACAAGTTTACGGGTCCCATTTCCGATAAGATACCTGCCTCAGTCTTGATATCCTTTCTCG GTGAGAATAACAAGTTCACTGGGGAGGTACCTGATTTTGACTTCATGAAACTCATTCGATTCAACGTCTCCAACAACAACTTGAAGGGGCAGATTCCTGACGtgagaaacaagtttggtgtggaaagctTTTCTGGAAATCCTGACTTGTGTGGATCGCCGCTTCCAGCGGCATGTCCACCTAGTCCCTCACCAAGGAAAGAAAAAAGATTATTCATCACTGACGGCGTGGCGATTTACTCTGGCTACATCATTCTTGGCATCACCGTGGTGGCATTCTTTGTGTACAAGCTAGTGAGGAAATCCATGAACAAAGTGGAAGCATCCAAGGCTCTCAACAAGAAGGAATGCCCAAGGCATCGATTAACTCGAAAGGATCCTGCAG GGGGCAATAATGGTGAAAAGAGCAGGGAGGATTCTTCTGAGAGCAAGGGTAGTGGTCGTGGCGGCGGCCGTGGCAGCGTTGAGATGAGATCAGAGCCATCGATAGCGTCACTTGAGAGTGGAATAACATTGAGCACATCAACGCTGGTAGTTCTGTCAAGCAGGGTATCAAAGGCGCTGAGATTTGAGGACTTGCTGAGAGCACCAGCTGAGTTGATTGGGAGAGGGATGCATGGGAGCCTCTACAAGGTGATGCTGGACAACGGTGTGTTCTTGGCTGTGAAGAGAATCAAGGATTGGGGAATCTCCGAAAGTGATTTTCAGAGGAGAATTGGGAAAGTTAGCCAAGTCAACCATCCATTTGTGTTGCCACCTCTTGCTTACTATTGTTCCCGCCAAGAGAAGCTTCTTGCATATGAGTACATGGACAATGGGAGTCTCTTCAACATGCTCTATAAAGTTG GATCACAAAATGGAAAACCCTTTGAGTGGGGAAGCAGACTAAACATTGCTGCAAAAATAGCAGAAACTTTAGCTTATATGCATGAAGAGCTACGAGAAAGTGGAATAGCACACGGAAACTTAAAATCAAGCAACATTTTATTCAACAACAACATGGAACCATTAATAAGCGAATATGGGCTAATGGTAATTGAACACCAAGCTCTGAGATCACTCTCTCACAGCAAGAGTGTGAGGAACAGGGTTCTAACTGCTGCACATGCATATAGCACCTTCAAAGTTGATGTATACGCCTTTGGGGTGATACTCTTGGAGCTTCTCACAGGGAAAGTGGTTCAGAATCAAGGGGTTTTTGATTTCGTTAAGTGGGTTAATTCTGTGGTTAGAGAGGAGTGGAGTGTTGAAGTGTTTGATAAGAACTTGGTGTCAGAAGGTGCGAGTGGAGAGAGGATGATGAACTTGTTGCAGGTTGCATTGAAATGCATCAATCCTTCTCCTGCTGATAGACCAAGCATGAGTGAAGTTGCATTGGCCATAGTTGCATTgaaagaggaggaagaaagaTCTTTAACATAG
- the LOC112776132 gene encoding RING-H2 finger protein ATL46 translates to MRGISYLNNKYSSPSPFQSHSYDANNMPPSSSVISRISPLILLVIIVLAVIFFAYGLVHLILWFFIKILSSSSSSSSNRFQESSRRSRAIQRQLHHLFRMHDSGLEQSTIDALPVFYYQELLGLKEPFDCAVCLCEFSANEKLRLVPICSHAFHMNCLDTWLLSNSTCPLCRANLSSSIVNQNQNPVRVVEEENKNGGEGSEEGDEGGGGRKRVFCVRLGKLRNGELIEREESSSSSIGLDGRRCYSMGSYEYVVEQEVRASQFQRFGYGPTRSNIIIIDPIMQMQIFLCHQ, encoded by the coding sequence ATGCGTGGTATCAGCTATTTGAATAATAAGTACTCATCACCATCTCCATTCCAATCTCATTCGTATGATGCTAATAACATGCCGCCATCATCATCTGTAATTAGCAGAATAAGTCCACTCATTCTGTTAGTTATAATAGTCTTAGCAGTTATCTTCTTCGCTTATGGCCTTGTCCATTTGATTCTATGGTTCTTCATCAAAATCCTATCATCATCCTCGTCGTCGTCGTCTAACAGGTTCCAAGAATCATCGAGGCGCTCCCGCGCGATTCAGAGACAGCTTCACCATCTCTTCCGAATGCACGATTCGGGACTAGAACAATCCACCATTGATGCTCTCCCAGTGTTCTACTACCAAGAATTGTTGGGGCTAAAAGAACCATTTGATTGTGCAGTGTGCCTCTGCGAATTCTCTGCGAACGAGAAGCTGAGGTTGGTTCCAATTTGCAGCCATGCATTTCACATGAACTGCCTCGACACATGGCTTCTCTCAAACTCTACATGTCCTCTCTGTAGAGCAAATCTCTCTAGCTCTATCgtgaatcagaatcagaatccaGTTCGTGTTGTTGAGGAAGAGAATAAGAATGGTGGTGAAGGGAGTGAAGAGGGAGACGAAGGTGGTGGTGGGAGGAAAAGGGTGTTTTGTGTGAGACTTGGGAAACTGAGGAACGGTGAATtgattgagagagaagagagtagtagtagtagtattgGGTTGGATGGGAGAAGATGCTACTCAATGGGTTCATATGAGTATGTGGTAGAACAAGAGGTGAGAGCTTCTCAGTTTCAAAGATTTGGCTATGGTCCAACAAGATCAAATATAATCATCATAGATCCAATAATGCAGATGCAGATTTTCCTTTGTCACCAATAA